One window from the genome of [Mycobacterium] stephanolepidis encodes:
- a CDS encoding metal-dependent hydrolase, translating into MNDTSDIGDVALHARNVTFDFSNSPLQWIPDEPVASHALSALNFMLPAGELFFVEVFGRALPHIKDEKLREEVIGFIGQEQLHSDTHDKALLQYFGQHGIDAQPLHDLTDRVLDTFTLQLDRLPSKVRYRVMVEGIAIIAGIEHLTATAGDWLLNFDFESYGADPVITDMFRWHGAEEVEHRSVAWDLARHLGVGRPRMLAYFIGSCATIPVGLILLSWLLARADPDLPKVSLARWLRETNRAMKRGATLKWSVLGEGFRSFLRPGFTPESIGDTAQAVAYLAKSPAAKAAAAA; encoded by the coding sequence ATGAACGACACATCAGACATCGGCGACGTGGCGCTGCATGCCCGCAACGTCACATTCGACTTCTCGAACTCCCCGCTGCAATGGATCCCGGATGAGCCGGTGGCCTCACACGCGCTGTCGGCACTCAACTTCATGTTGCCTGCCGGCGAGCTGTTCTTTGTCGAGGTGTTCGGCCGGGCGCTGCCGCATATCAAAGATGAGAAGCTGCGTGAAGAGGTCATCGGCTTTATCGGTCAGGAGCAGCTGCACTCCGACACACACGACAAAGCGCTGCTGCAGTACTTCGGTCAGCACGGTATCGATGCACAGCCGCTGCACGATCTGACCGACCGTGTGCTCGACACCTTCACACTGCAGTTGGATCGGCTCCCGTCGAAGGTGCGTTATCGCGTGATGGTGGAAGGCATCGCCATCATTGCGGGCATCGAACACCTGACCGCCACCGCGGGAGATTGGCTGCTCAACTTCGACTTCGAGAGTTACGGTGCGGACCCGGTAATAACCGACATGTTCCGCTGGCACGGCGCCGAGGAAGTCGAACACCGCAGTGTGGCCTGGGATCTTGCTCGGCACCTCGGGGTCGGGCGTCCCCGGATGCTGGCGTACTTCATCGGCTCCTGCGCGACAATCCCCGTGGGTCTCATCTTGCTCAGCTGGCTGCTCGCCCGTGCCGATCCGGACCTGCCGAAGGTGAGCCTGGCCCGCTGGCTACGCGAGACCAACAGGGCGATGAAGCGCGGCGCCACGCTGAAATGGAGTGTCCTGGGGGAGGGTTTCCGCAGCTTTCTGCGGCCCGGATTCACTCCGGAATCGATCGGGGACACGGCGCAGGCGGTTGCGTATCTTGCCAAGTCTCCGGCGGCCAAAGCCGCGGCCGCGGCATGA
- a CDS encoding SDR family NAD(P)-dependent oxidoreductase — MKLNKLEPQLVVVTGAGSGIGRATAIRFAKNGAHVVVSDMNLDSAQATTAMIRADGNTASAVQLDVTDLDRWETFARDVLADHGVADVLVNNAGIALGGAFLKLSPADWDRLLSVNLMGVVYGCRVFGEQMVERGSGHIVNIASAAAFTPTPVMAPYSVSKAGVKMLTECLRLELGPKGVGVSAICPGFINTNIGINGITVGVDQAMVERGKEIMLRVQEFAAGLPFSPMSPDLVARAVMRAVKYDLAVVPVRTEAWLGYVLGRVAPGINRRTTQAFSIERAERWGAWALGKLDDLNLLPRQGGVEEARKPTAARR; from the coding sequence GTGAAACTCAACAAACTCGAGCCACAGCTGGTGGTGGTGACCGGCGCCGGCAGCGGCATCGGCCGGGCCACCGCCATCCGATTCGCCAAAAATGGTGCTCACGTAGTCGTTTCCGATATGAATCTTGACTCTGCTCAAGCCACCACGGCCATGATCCGCGCCGACGGCAACACGGCGTCGGCGGTGCAGTTGGACGTTACCGATCTCGACCGGTGGGAAACCTTCGCGCGGGACGTACTCGCCGATCACGGGGTGGCCGACGTGCTGGTGAACAACGCGGGAATCGCCTTGGGCGGGGCATTTCTGAAACTCAGCCCGGCCGATTGGGACCGGTTGCTATCGGTGAACCTCATGGGAGTGGTGTACGGGTGCCGGGTTTTCGGCGAGCAGATGGTCGAACGCGGCAGCGGGCATATTGTCAACATCGCCTCGGCAGCGGCCTTCACGCCGACGCCGGTGATGGCGCCGTACTCGGTGTCCAAGGCCGGGGTAAAGATGCTCACCGAATGCCTGCGTTTGGAACTCGGACCGAAAGGTGTTGGTGTCAGCGCAATTTGCCCAGGATTCATCAACACCAATATCGGAATCAACGGGATAACTGTGGGTGTGGACCAAGCCATGGTCGAGCGGGGTAAGGAAATCATGCTCCGGGTGCAGGAGTTCGCGGCCGGCCTGCCGTTTTCCCCGATGAGCCCCGACCTGGTGGCGCGCGCCGTCATGCGCGCGGTGAAGTACGACCTGGCGGTGGTGCCGGTGCGCACCGAGGCATGGCTCGGGTATGTCCTAGGCCGAGTCGCACCGGGAATCAACCGTCGTACCACCCAGGCGTTCTCGATCGAGCGAGCCGAGCGATGGGGAGCCTGGGCGCTCGGCAAGCTGGATGATCTGAATCTGCTTCCGCGCCAAGGTGGCGTCGAGGAGGCTCGAAAGCCCACGGCAGCACGGAGGTAG
- a CDS encoding SDR family NAD(P)-dependent oxidoreductase yields the protein MRNNPLEPRLVVVTGAGSGIGRATAIRFAKRGAYVVVTDLDLDTANETVDLIHEEGRNASAVQLDVTDPAHWEDVARYVSIEHGVADVLVNNAGIVVSGPFLKLSAADWDKQLSVNLMGVVHGCRVFGEQMVARGGGHIVNIASAASYTPTAVMAPYSVSKAGVKMLTECLRLELGPKGVGVSAVCPGFINTNIGVHGTMVGVDQEIVDASRRSMQRMRDVTEKLPWTPMSPNLVARAVTRAVRLDLVVVPVKLESWLGYFLSRAFPAVNRRLMAPFGIDRFERLGERAAAKHTERQAPVLVESVR from the coding sequence ATGAGAAACAATCCGCTGGAACCCCGGTTGGTGGTGGTGACCGGAGCGGGGAGCGGCATTGGGCGAGCGACCGCGATCCGATTCGCCAAACGCGGTGCTTACGTGGTGGTTACCGACCTGGATCTGGACACCGCCAATGAGACAGTGGATCTGATCCATGAGGAGGGGCGCAACGCATCGGCTGTGCAGCTCGATGTCACCGACCCCGCCCATTGGGAGGATGTAGCGCGCTATGTGTCGATCGAGCACGGCGTGGCGGACGTGTTGGTGAACAACGCCGGAATTGTGGTCAGCGGCCCGTTCCTGAAGCTGAGCGCCGCGGACTGGGACAAACAGCTGTCCGTGAATCTGATGGGTGTGGTGCACGGGTGCCGGGTTTTCGGTGAGCAGATGGTCGCGCGCGGTGGAGGCCACATCGTCAACATTGCCTCGGCGGCGTCGTACACACCGACTGCGGTGATGGCACCGTATTCGGTGTCCAAGGCCGGGGTGAAGATGCTGACCGAATGCCTGCGGCTTGAATTGGGCCCCAAGGGTGTTGGCGTGAGTGCGGTGTGTCCCGGATTCATCAACACCAATATCGGTGTGCACGGCACCATGGTGGGCGTCGACCAGGAAATCGTCGATGCAAGCCGGCGCAGCATGCAGAGAATGCGCGATGTCACCGAGAAGCTGCCGTGGACGCCGATGAGCCCCAACCTGGTCGCGCGGGCAGTCACTCGTGCGGTCCGCCTGGACCTCGTGGTGGTTCCGGTAAAGCTCGAATCGTGGTTGGGGTACTTCCTGTCGCGGGCGTTCCCGGCCGTGAACAGGCGACTGATGGCACCGTTCGGTATCGACAGATTCGAGCGTCTGGGTGAGCGTGCGGCGGCCAAACACACTGAGCGTCAGGCTCCGGTTCTTGTCGAGAGCGTGCGGTAG
- a CDS encoding flavin-containing monooxygenase → MSTAARHSTTAELAQPDHEVAVIGAGFGGIGTGIALQRKGIHDFVIIDKWDQVGGTWHANTYPVVAVDIPSVVYSFSYEQRGDWSRLFAPGDELQHYADFMVDKYGLREKLRLGTSIIRAEFDERNSLWRLTTDGGKEITARYCVMAVGGLERPKMPDIPGVDDFAGTLLHTALWDHDVALEGKRVAVIGTGATSLQLVPAIVDDTSHLTVFQRTPIWVGPKFDLEIGSLGRMVLGNRRIRSAIRSVATVGIELAMSGQVAGPAWLINAVRRAGEAPMRRWMREQVNDPVIREKLIPQYGLGCKRPSMSNEYLKTFNRSDVSLITESIECVTPAGVRTVDGVEHDVDVLICATGFKLWDKGSVPPFPVLGRGGRNLGDFWDKHRFQSYQGVSVPGYPNMFSITGPYGFVLGSYLWMIEATSAHLARAIAETKRRGATVCEIRQEAHDEYFEKCLKRQEKNFLFTDVCAGSNTYYLDQNGDSPFRPTTHGEMYWQNQHYNLDVYRYSTGSVVPEIVASTVGESA, encoded by the coding sequence GTGAGCACTGCCGCACGGCATTCAACGACGGCTGAACTGGCACAGCCAGATCACGAGGTAGCGGTGATCGGCGCTGGATTCGGTGGAATCGGGACCGGTATTGCGTTGCAACGCAAAGGTATCCACGATTTTGTCATCATCGATAAATGGGACCAGGTGGGTGGCACCTGGCATGCGAACACCTATCCAGTTGTCGCGGTTGACATCCCGTCGGTGGTGTACAGCTTCTCCTATGAACAACGTGGCGATTGGTCGCGTCTGTTCGCGCCGGGGGACGAGTTGCAGCATTACGCCGATTTCATGGTGGACAAGTACGGGCTGCGCGAGAAGCTGCGATTAGGGACCAGCATCATCCGTGCGGAGTTTGACGAGCGAAACAGCCTGTGGCGATTGACTACCGATGGTGGCAAGGAGATTACCGCCAGATACTGCGTGATGGCGGTCGGCGGCTTGGAACGTCCGAAGATGCCCGATATTCCGGGAGTCGACGACTTCGCCGGGACGCTCCTGCATACCGCCCTGTGGGATCACGATGTGGCGCTTGAGGGTAAACGCGTCGCGGTGATTGGAACCGGGGCGACCTCCTTGCAGTTGGTTCCGGCCATCGTCGACGACACCAGCCATCTCACGGTATTCCAGCGCACGCCAATCTGGGTGGGGCCGAAGTTCGATCTCGAAATCGGATCGTTAGGGCGGATGGTGCTGGGAAATAGGCGCATTCGCTCTGCCATCCGATCGGTTGCGACGGTCGGCATCGAACTCGCGATGAGCGGTCAGGTGGCAGGCCCGGCGTGGCTGATCAACGCAGTTCGCCGTGCCGGCGAGGCGCCGATGCGCCGGTGGATGCGCGAGCAGGTCAATGATCCTGTCATCAGGGAGAAATTGATTCCCCAATACGGGTTGGGCTGCAAGCGTCCGTCGATGTCCAATGAGTACCTCAAGACGTTCAACCGAAGTGACGTCAGTTTGATCACCGAATCGATCGAATGCGTGACACCCGCCGGAGTGCGTACGGTGGACGGTGTTGAACACGACGTCGACGTGCTGATCTGTGCGACGGGATTCAAGCTGTGGGACAAGGGTTCGGTGCCGCCGTTCCCCGTCCTCGGGCGCGGCGGGCGAAATCTCGGCGACTTCTGGGACAAGCACCGTTTCCAGTCCTACCAAGGGGTTTCGGTACCCGGGTACCCCAATATGTTCTCCATCACCGGGCCGTATGGATTTGTTCTGGGCTCCTACCTGTGGATGATCGAGGCGACATCGGCACACTTGGCGCGGGCCATCGCCGAGACCAAGCGTCGTGGGGCCACCGTCTGTGAGATCCGGCAGGAGGCCCACGACGAATACTTCGAGAAGTGCCTGAAGCGGCAGGAGAAGAATTTCCTGTTCACCGATGTGTGTGCCGGTTCTAATACGTACTACCTGGATCAGAATGGCGACTCGCCGTTCCGGCCTACGACGCACGGCGAGATGTACTGGCAGAACCAGCATTACAACCTCGACGTGTATCGCTATTCAACGGGTTCTGTAGTTCCCGAGATCGTGGCATCGACAGTCGGCGAGAGTGCATGA
- a CDS encoding metal-dependent hydrolase — protein MVSTAAAYPKTRRIRFRFGDDGNAHKYFVEDDIVYSHFVAGLSGCFPPGEEGFIRSVRRFSDQITDPVLKKRVAGFIGQESVHGQEHRRVNEKLIEMGYPIAWWDSQKQVDRLIRFENMLPARAHLAFTAMAEHMTAILAERLLGSDEVQAIPGDPEVWHLLNWHALEELEHKSVAFDVYRAVGGTETMRIGLTLAAMTLVPPLTLGILAGSLLSDPVARRQPLRLMKEARGLFGGPLFKGILGDVRKYLRSGFHPDDINTEELLDRWQKELFGTKGILVDHLK, from the coding sequence ATGGTGAGCACGGCTGCGGCGTACCCCAAGACCCGGCGGATCAGATTTCGTTTCGGCGATGACGGCAATGCCCACAAGTACTTCGTGGAAGACGACATCGTTTACAGCCACTTCGTCGCGGGACTCTCCGGATGCTTTCCCCCCGGTGAAGAGGGATTCATCCGTTCGGTGCGCAGGTTCTCCGACCAGATCACCGATCCGGTGCTCAAGAAGCGTGTCGCGGGATTCATCGGGCAGGAATCGGTACACGGGCAGGAGCATCGCCGCGTCAACGAGAAGCTGATCGAAATGGGCTACCCCATCGCGTGGTGGGATTCGCAGAAGCAGGTCGACCGGTTGATCCGGTTCGAGAACATGCTCCCCGCCCGCGCGCATCTGGCGTTCACTGCGATGGCCGAGCACATGACTGCGATCCTTGCCGAGCGGCTGCTGGGCAGTGATGAGGTGCAGGCCATTCCGGGCGATCCCGAGGTCTGGCATCTGCTGAACTGGCATGCGTTGGAGGAGCTGGAGCACAAGTCGGTGGCGTTCGATGTGTATCGCGCGGTTGGCGGTACCGAGACGATGCGGATCGGGCTCACGCTGGCCGCGATGACCCTCGTCCCGCCGCTGACGCTCGGCATCCTGGCGGGCTCGCTGCTGTCCGATCCGGTCGCGCGGCGTCAACCGCTTCGGCTGATGAAAGAAGCGCGGGGACTTTTCGGCGGTCCGTTGTTCAAGGGAATCCTGGGCGATGTCCGCAAGTATCTGCGATCGGGCTTTCATCCCGACGACATCAACACCGAGGAACTGCTGGACCGTTGGCAGAAAGAGCTTTTCGGGACCAAGGGCATTCTCGTCGACCATCTCAAGTAG
- a CDS encoding TetR/AcrR family transcriptional regulator, translated as MVVSTQVYPDRGLPELTGDARVDRWREHRAKVRAELVEATLNAIDELGPDLSIDDVLKSAGISRPKLYRFFTDKEALFAAVAMRVQELVVERLVSNIDLSVSLLELFRSGLAGYVDLVDERPNLVRFLLSVQYANATSLIESGRPLSDAIAQLVGSVFSSRGGNADHIEYVIDAMLASTGIAVLRWFDEPVISKETLVDELVVYVWGGLAASAKARGVELNPDEPVLVSVE; from the coding sequence GTGGTCGTGTCAACGCAGGTGTATCCCGATCGCGGCCTTCCTGAGCTGACCGGTGATGCGCGCGTCGACCGGTGGCGTGAGCACCGTGCGAAGGTTCGCGCGGAATTGGTAGAGGCCACCCTGAACGCGATCGACGAGCTCGGTCCCGACCTCTCGATCGACGACGTCCTGAAATCCGCGGGGATATCCCGGCCCAAGCTGTATCGCTTCTTCACCGACAAGGAAGCCCTCTTCGCCGCGGTGGCGATGCGCGTCCAGGAGTTGGTTGTCGAGCGTTTGGTCTCGAACATCGACCTGTCCGTCAGTCTGCTCGAACTTTTCCGCTCAGGGCTGGCCGGCTATGTCGACCTCGTCGATGAGCGGCCCAACCTCGTGCGCTTTCTGTTGAGCGTTCAGTATGCGAATGCGACATCGCTCATCGAGAGCGGGCGCCCGTTGTCCGATGCCATTGCCCAGCTGGTGGGGTCGGTCTTCAGCTCCCGCGGCGGCAACGCCGATCACATCGAGTACGTGATCGACGCGATGCTGGCCTCCACGGGTATTGCCGTATTGCGCTGGTTCGATGAGCCGGTCATCAGCAAGGAGACCCTGGTCGACGAGCTGGTGGTTTACGTGTGGGGTGGGCTCGCCGCATCGGCCAAGGCCCGTGGCGTCGAGCTGAATCCGGACGAACCCGTCCTCGTATCTGTCGAATAG
- a CDS encoding TetR/AcrR family transcriptional regulator — MASTNGDRRGPGRPPNPQRARERQRTLTEAAALEFAEKGYHKASITDITQRAGAGRGTFYLYFDTKRDALDAVIDSYFQRTLAAVNDTSDLSGNAGDFEQHLRTVFTRLFDMLDNSPEIMQVILREGLLDSAMTKRMFGILDLIESVNIIIIEQARVDGTITSAVDATFLAHAITGLSMAATLKAVRGELTGDAREAYIDSFIELVRSITTIPPALANS; from the coding sequence GTGGCCAGCACCAACGGAGACCGGCGAGGACCGGGCCGCCCGCCGAACCCACAGCGTGCACGGGAACGCCAGCGCACCCTGACCGAGGCGGCCGCACTGGAGTTCGCCGAGAAGGGCTACCACAAGGCCAGCATCACCGACATCACCCAGCGCGCCGGCGCTGGGCGCGGCACGTTCTATCTGTACTTCGATACCAAACGCGATGCGCTGGACGCGGTGATCGACAGTTACTTCCAGAGAACGCTCGCCGCGGTGAATGACACCAGCGACCTGTCGGGCAATGCGGGTGACTTTGAACAGCATCTGCGCACGGTCTTCACCCGCCTGTTCGACATGCTGGACAACAGCCCCGAGATTATGCAGGTCATCCTGCGTGAGGGCTTGCTCGACTCGGCGATGACCAAACGCATGTTCGGCATCCTCGACCTCATCGAGTCCGTCAACATCATCATCATCGAACAGGCGCGCGTCGACGGCACCATCACCTCGGCCGTCGACGCCACTTTCCTGGCGCACGCCATCACCGGGTTGTCGATGGCGGCCACCCTCAAGGCCGTCCGAGGCGAGCTCACGGGCGATGCGCGCGAGGCATACATCGACTCGTTTATCGAGCTGGTGCGGTCGATCACGACCATCCCCCCCGCACTCGCAAATTCTTGA
- a CDS encoding MlaE family ABC transporter permease: MSQVVAETRAEPAPVDWFEDSDGESDSKSSVDGGSGSSSCGAFQLLDRAPGIIRRPAEYVISQTDSMLKTLGRYVDLVAQSFAFLISDIVRLRHPWQDTVIQSWFILTVTVVPAILVSIPFGVIVAIQAGSIISQVGASSISGAAGGLGVIQQGAPIVAALLLGGAAGSAVATDLGARSIREEVDAMRVMGVNPVQRLVTPRLAAILFVSPLLCIFIIFVGIFAGYLVNVGFQGGTPGSYLSSFAAFANVNDVTVAVLKTWLFGVVVILVACQRGLEAKGGARGVADAVNATVVIGVVTVMVLNTVITQIVAMFMPSKVG, encoded by the coding sequence GTGAGTCAAGTGGTGGCCGAGACGCGGGCAGAGCCCGCTCCGGTGGACTGGTTCGAAGACTCCGATGGTGAATCCGACAGCAAATCAAGTGTGGACGGCGGGTCCGGTTCTTCCTCCTGCGGAGCGTTCCAGCTACTCGATCGCGCCCCCGGAATCATCAGGCGGCCCGCTGAATATGTGATCTCCCAGACCGATTCGATGCTGAAAACGCTCGGACGTTATGTCGATCTGGTTGCGCAATCTTTCGCATTTCTTATCAGCGACATCGTCCGGCTGCGCCATCCGTGGCAGGACACCGTGATCCAGTCCTGGTTCATCCTGACGGTCACGGTCGTTCCGGCGATCCTGGTGTCGATCCCATTCGGTGTGATCGTCGCCATTCAGGCGGGCAGCATCATCTCGCAGGTCGGCGCCTCGTCTATCTCCGGGGCCGCCGGTGGCCTGGGCGTTATCCAGCAAGGCGCGCCCATCGTCGCGGCCCTCCTCCTTGGTGGAGCCGCCGGGTCGGCCGTCGCCACCGACCTCGGCGCCCGAAGCATCCGGGAAGAGGTCGACGCCATGCGGGTCATGGGCGTCAATCCCGTACAGCGCCTGGTAACCCCGCGACTGGCGGCGATTCTCTTCGTGTCACCGCTGTTGTGCATCTTCATCATCTTCGTGGGTATCTTCGCCGGCTACCTGGTCAACGTGGGTTTTCAAGGCGGCACGCCCGGCAGCTACCTGTCCTCGTTCGCCGCATTCGCCAACGTCAACGACGTCACCGTTGCGGTTCTCAAGACCTGGCTGTTCGGTGTCGTGGTCATCCTCGTGGCCTGCCAGCGCGGTTTGGAAGCCAAGGGCGGCGCACGAGGTGTCGCCGATGCCGTCAACGCCACCGTGGTGATCGGCGTGGTCACCGTCATGGTGCTCAACACAGTGATCACCCAGATCGTCGCAATGTTCATGCCGTCGAAGGTGGGCTGA
- a CDS encoding ABC transporter permease, with protein MATSRPARYFPDELPAAARSIWNFTKGAGGSAEHLGHQITFVGLVLAAIPQTLKRYRRQTGVLLVDMTWGSGSIIVGGGVIGVLVFMGIAVGASVGIVGFSTLDMVGMGSLTGFISAYVNTREMAPMIAAIGFAAQAGCRMTAEIGAMRISEEIDALEAQGIRSIPFVVTTRVIAGVIIIVPLYVLTLLLAYGSCAFMVFFVHNQSQGVYKHYFDSFVHPIDVLYSVIKAVVFVVIIIAIQCYQGYYAGGGPEGVGMASGRAIRASLVAIVLFDMLLTLLFWGNNPGIQISG; from the coding sequence ATGGCAACGTCCCGTCCGGCCCGGTACTTCCCCGACGAACTGCCCGCGGCCGCCAGGTCGATCTGGAACTTCACCAAGGGGGCAGGCGGCTCCGCCGAACATCTCGGCCACCAGATCACGTTCGTCGGCCTGGTGCTGGCCGCGATACCGCAGACCCTCAAACGCTATCGGCGACAAACCGGCGTCCTGCTCGTCGATATGACCTGGGGCAGCGGCTCGATCATCGTCGGCGGCGGGGTCATCGGCGTGCTGGTCTTCATGGGCATCGCGGTGGGCGCATCTGTTGGGATCGTTGGCTTTTCGACCCTGGACATGGTGGGCATGGGATCTCTCACCGGATTCATCTCCGCCTACGTGAACACCCGGGAAATGGCACCGATGATCGCCGCCATCGGATTCGCCGCACAGGCCGGATGCCGGATGACCGCCGAGATCGGTGCCATGCGCATTTCCGAGGAGATCGACGCGCTGGAAGCTCAGGGCATCAGATCCATTCCGTTCGTGGTCACCACCCGAGTGATCGCCGGCGTCATCATCATCGTTCCGCTGTATGTACTGACCTTGCTGCTGGCCTACGGCTCCTGCGCCTTCATGGTGTTCTTCGTCCACAACCAGTCGCAGGGCGTGTACAAGCACTACTTCGACTCATTCGTCCATCCGATAGACGTGCTCTATTCGGTGATCAAGGCCGTCGTGTTCGTCGTCATCATCATCGCCATCCAGTGCTATCAGGGCTATTACGCCGGCGGTGGCCCCGAGGGCGTCGGGATGGCCTCCGGTCGCGCCATCCGGGCCTCCCTGGTAGCGATCGTCCTTTTCGACATGCTCCTCACGTTGCTCTTCTGGGGCAACAATCCTGGAATTCAGATATCGGGGTAA
- a CDS encoding MlaD family protein: MAIYKDPSGRAAGPGALKLRGLALALVVAASCYSLYQSGIGSYGDPFELTLITNTIGEGMGPGGEVKYRGYNIGKVKSLQTTGYNRQRMTVLLDGRQAKALAADTKARFTSSNIFGTAAVELVSNGVGEPLKPGGVLEISSDVEAASITGFLRLGQRLGSILDSREFNAIIATFERHADLTGPVVKSFWDLFAMITDSQTVPFSKTLAVMASLIEGTNEFVPVIGSTNKLLDSLDLIVGPGNTERASAALGSLSDLLKAAGDGLHANNDWLVPLIRSIMDMAVPFTYFLGSLAPAYDRLNGLLDRTTSAFPIDNGKVRLNVQLIMDTAPGLAAALPMAPDGQSAIEPTAGGQR; this comes from the coding sequence GTGGCAATCTATAAAGATCCGAGCGGACGGGCCGCAGGCCCTGGCGCGCTCAAGTTGCGCGGGCTTGCCCTGGCACTGGTGGTCGCCGCGAGCTGCTACTCGCTCTACCAATCCGGCATCGGCAGCTATGGCGATCCCTTCGAGCTCACTCTGATCACCAACACCATTGGTGAGGGCATGGGTCCCGGGGGCGAGGTGAAGTACCGCGGCTACAACATTGGCAAGGTCAAATCGCTGCAGACCACCGGGTACAACAGGCAGCGGATGACGGTGCTCCTCGATGGCCGGCAAGCCAAGGCGCTCGCGGCCGATACCAAGGCGCGCTTCACCTCGTCGAACATCTTTGGCACCGCCGCCGTCGAGCTCGTCAGTAACGGGGTCGGCGAACCGCTGAAACCCGGTGGGGTGCTGGAGATTAGCAGTGACGTCGAGGCGGCATCCATCACCGGATTCCTCCGGCTGGGTCAGCGACTGGGCTCGATCCTGGATAGCCGCGAATTCAACGCGATCATCGCAACATTCGAGCGGCACGCCGACCTGACCGGCCCGGTCGTGAAGTCCTTCTGGGATCTGTTCGCGATGATCACCGATTCTCAGACAGTGCCCTTCTCCAAAACGCTGGCGGTCATGGCCTCATTGATCGAGGGCACCAACGAATTTGTGCCCGTCATCGGGTCCACCAACAAGCTGTTGGACAGCCTCGACCTCATAGTGGGGCCGGGCAACACCGAACGGGCTTCTGCCGCACTAGGTTCGCTGTCGGATCTGCTAAAGGCGGCCGGCGACGGATTGCACGCGAACAACGATTGGCTGGTTCCGCTTATCCGATCGATCATGGATATGGCGGTTCCGTTCACCTACTTCTTGGGCAGCCTCGCCCCGGCCTACGACCGACTCAACGGGCTGCTTGACCGCACCACCTCCGCCTTCCCCATCGACAACGGCAAGGTGCGCCTCAACGTCCAGCTGATCATGGACACCGCCCCCGGGCTTGCCGCGGCATTGCCGATGGCACCCGATGGACAATCCGCCATTGAGCCGACCGCTGGAGGACAGCGATGA
- a CDS encoding MlaD family protein, with amino-acid sequence MKRIALIMTGLTAILAVAVVLALIIVNALRTPVNGPVRRFDALFTDASGLIIGNDVRISGVQVGKVEEIYLDGKNARVTFNVLTDHPLYQNTTVAIRYQSLVGQRYVEIAQAPTPNAPLASGATIPLGQTIPSFDIAKLFNGFRPIFETLDPAQFNRLTENILQLIQGDQRGIGPILRDIDAVLKLSVDRQAALQAIITNLGDISRELGGTSNQLFYLINDLNDVLAPFEAKADEFNRAGADALPILRGWVSMLRYIENTMDGAQLPLYDLASRTTPGTPTIMAGLSLIPDLVQGMRDALIEEKTAPPTAFECKNGIVKMPGIGEVSFANQDLVVCK; translated from the coding sequence ATGAAACGGATTGCACTTATCATGACGGGCCTCACCGCGATTCTCGCGGTAGCAGTGGTGCTCGCCCTGATCATTGTGAATGCCCTGCGCACCCCGGTGAACGGCCCAGTCCGCCGCTTCGACGCACTGTTCACCGACGCCTCAGGGCTTATCATCGGCAACGATGTGCGCATCTCCGGAGTACAGGTAGGCAAGGTAGAAGAAATCTATCTCGACGGTAAGAACGCGCGGGTCACGTTCAACGTACTGACGGACCATCCGCTCTACCAGAACACCACCGTGGCGATCAGATACCAGTCCCTGGTCGGTCAGCGGTACGTCGAAATCGCGCAAGCGCCCACACCTAACGCACCACTGGCATCCGGCGCGACGATACCGCTCGGGCAGACCATTCCCTCATTCGATATCGCCAAGCTGTTCAACGGTTTTCGCCCCATATTCGAAACGCTCGACCCCGCTCAGTTCAACCGGCTGACCGAGAACATCCTGCAACTCATCCAAGGCGACCAACGTGGCATCGGGCCGATTCTGCGGGATATAGATGCCGTGCTCAAGCTCTCGGTCGACCGTCAGGCAGCTCTACAGGCCATCATCACGAATCTGGGCGATATCTCGAGGGAGCTGGGCGGCACCTCAAATCAGCTGTTCTACTTGATCAACGACCTCAACGATGTCTTGGCGCCGTTCGAGGCGAAGGCCGACGAGTTCAACCGAGCTGGCGCGGATGCACTGCCGATTTTGCGGGGATGGGTCAGCATGCTGCGGTACATCGAGAACACGATGGACGGAGCCCAGCTCCCCCTGTACGACCTGGCCAGCCGCACCACTCCGGGGACACCAACCATCATGGCCGGGCTATCACTGATCCCAGACCTTGTGCAGGGCATGCGCGATGCTTTGATCGAAGAGAAGACAGCACCCCCAACCGCTTTCGAATGCAAGAACGGGATCGTCAAAATGCCCGGCATCGGTGAGGTCTCCTTCGCCAACCAGGATTTGGTGGTGTGCAAGTGA